AGCAACTCGTCACAGAGGCGGATCGTCGGCCGCACCTTGAGTGTATTCCTGAGGATATCGGCCGTCTCGCGTGCCCGGGTCAACGGACTGGAGAGAATATGGGTGACCGCGACCCCTGCGGCCGTGAGCCCCTCCGCCGAGAGGCGAGCGCGTTTCTTCCCCTTGTCTGTGAGCGGCCGGTCGTGCTCCTTCCCCTCCCACTCCTCACGTTCCACAGCAAGCCCGTGCCGGAATAACACAATATCCATCAGACGCTTCCTCACTTTCTTCCTGAACATTTTTGCATAATATATCGGCAACTTGGCGGGATCAACGGATCGCCTCCCTGTCATGCGTTGTGGTGCCTGGACGATCCTGGTAGGGTAATTCCATGCCCAAGACGCAATCACCGCCGGCCCATCCGGAATGGTATCGTCTTGCCCTCCATGACCGAGCCGAGATTCTCCGCGGCCTCCGCTCTCTCGATCGGGGACCATTACGGGAGGGCAAGGTCCACCGTGTACGGACGGCCTGCCGAAGACTTCAGGCTTTACTTGACCTTCTAGGGCGCGAACGGGATGCCCAGGCTGTGGCTCGCGCCGCGGGGCGTCTCAGCAAAATCCGCGCGCTTCACGTCTTCCGTCACTACTTGCGTTCGCGACATGCCTCACGAAACGACCTCGCCTTATTGAAGGATCGTATCCTGCGGGAGGTGACGCGAGTCAGGGTCGACGGCACCTGCACGACCATCGTGCAGGTGATCAACAACCACATCACCCTCCCCGACCTCGGCTCCGACACCCTGCTTGCCGCGAGGATTCCCCTCCTCCGGGACCGGCAGCTCGAACGGCTTCGAATGATGATCGACGACGCAGAACATAGGCCGCGACGCAAGAATCTTCATGCGCTTCGCTTGCTCATCAAACAGATTCGTTACCAAACCGAATGGCTGTCCCGGCGGAAGGGAATCCACAGCGAATTTGTGGGACGACTCAAGACCGTTCAGGATCAGCTGGGCCGC
This portion of the Nitrospiraceae bacterium genome encodes:
- the sixA gene encoding phosphohistidine phosphatase SixA, encoding MDIVLFRHGLAVEREEWEGKEHDRPLTDKGKKRARLSAEGLTAAGVAVTHILSSPLTRARETADILRNTLKVRPTIRLCDELLPDAPVDKLFALLGTYPSAATVLCVGHEPHLSAVAGLLLAGKPIPGLVVKKAGACLIHCEEMPQIGKGILEWWFPPSLLRAIE
- a CDS encoding CHAD domain-containing protein gives rise to the protein MPKTQSPPAHPEWYRLALHDRAEILRGLRSLDRGPLREGKVHRVRTACRRLQALLDLLGRERDAQAVARAAGRLSKIRALHVFRHYLRSRHASRNDLALLKDRILREVTRVRVDGTCTTIVQVINNHITLPDLGSDTLLAARIPLLRDRQLERLRMMIDDAEHRPRRKNLHALRLLIKQIRYQTEWLSRRKGIHSEFVGRLKTVQDQLGRYEELADFKRWAKKWDLRMERQIKKQWKRARRCARTLPHRLNWLPETLSREAAWGGGNGRRELRLG